One genomic window of Salvelinus alpinus chromosome 9, SLU_Salpinus.1, whole genome shotgun sequence includes the following:
- the LOC139584161 gene encoding putative nuclease HARBI1 → MKAQNCVFLSALTMACPFVRDVVDEEALVLRRAFRRERVFRDRLDPLAFPDDHLYERYRFSADGIRYLCRLLGPRIKHRTARSHALSVEQMVCVALRFFASGAFLYSVGDAEQLNKATICRTIRSVCLAIKALADVFISFPGHRRLCDIKEEFYRIAGFPNVIGAVDCTHIRIKAPSGAHEADFVNRKSFHSINVQMVCNADCVISNVVAKWPGSVHDSRIFRASEIYQCLSQGEFSGVLLGDRGYGCQPFLLTPFTDPQEAQQAYNHAHARTRARVEMTFGLLKARFHCLHKLRVSPVRACDITVACAVLHNVACLRKERAPRVPPAMDWDNPAIFPDDDSGRLLRDQYVLNYFS, encoded by the exons atgaaggcccaaaattgtgtgttcctttctgctctgacaatggcatgcccattcgtgcgagatgtggtggatgaagaagcacttgtgctgaggagagccttcaggcgagaaagggtcttcagggaccggttggacccactggccttccctgatgaccatctatatgaaagatacaggttttctgcagatggcatcaggtatctatgcagactactgggtcccaggattaagcaccgcactgcacggagccatgcactgagtgtggagcaaatggtttgtgtggccttgcgcttttttgctagtggagccttcctgtactcagtgggggatgcagaacagctgaacaaggccacaatttgccgcacaataaggagtgtgtgtctggctatcaaagcattagcagatgtcttcatctccttccctggccacagaagactctgtgacatcaaagaggagttctataggattgcag gtttccccaatgtcattggtgcagtggactgcacacacataaggataaaagccccctcaggtgcccatgaggccgattttgtgaataggaaatcctttcacagcattaatgttcag atggtctgcaatgctgactgtgtgatcagcaatgttgtggcaaaatggcctggctcagtccatgactccagaatctttcgggcctctgaaatctatcagtgcctatcacaag gtgaattctctggtgtgttgctgggagacagggggtatggctgccagccttttctcctaacacctttcacagacccccaggaagcacagcaggcctacaaccatgcccatgccaggaccagggccagagttgaaatgacctttggcctcctgaaggcacgctttcactgccttcacaaattaagggtcagccctgttagggcatgtgatattactgtggcttgtgctgtcctccacaatgtggcctgcctgaggaaggagagggcccccagagtgccaccagccatggactgggacaatccggcaatcttccctgatgacgacagtggtcggctgctgagggaccaatatgtgttgaattattttagttag